The sequence AGTTTATTTAATAAAATTTAAAAATTTGAGTTTGGGTTTTCTTGTAGAGCAAAGCCTGTAAAATTATTTATTATTTAGAACATACCCCTTATTTCATTTAAGCTTTGAACCTTTATAGTCGCTTTAAGTATGTTTCTTAACTTCTCCCTATCTTTTGTTTTTTTCACCATTAATTTATATCTCTTGGGACTTTATCGAATTTGGCTTCAATGGCATCTAAAAGTAAATCCTGGGCGTCAATAATCATACCCTCTTCTCTTCCCTTTTCTATCCACTTCTCAATTACAGGTGCCATCTTATCACCTCCTACAGTAGAGTCTAATATAGCTTTCATTTCCTCTTCTTCTAGATCATTTACATTTTATCCCAATTCGTTTTTCCATGATAGAAAACTACTGGAATAAACTGAACTTGTCTAAATTAAACCCCTTATACTTCTTTGAAATCTTTTCTGTGTTTATAGGTTTTATTGTATCAAAGTCCAGTTGTTTTAAAATCTCTTTTGGCAAAGAGAATTCTACAAAGCCCTTTGAATTCTCAATATTTGAGGTTATCTGTTTAAAGAATTTATCGTGTATTTGTTGTATGTCTTCCATAAATTGATTTAAACACAAGAATAGGGAAGTGTCAAATAGGGGAGTTCTTTAGTTTTAATTGTCTGACAATTATTAAAATTACTTAATTTAAGCGATAATTTTAATTATGTCAGAAGTGCTTGACAAGTCTGACAATTATATGTATTATTGTCAGACATACTTATGAAAGGAGGTTGGCAATGGCGGATGGGATTAGTTTTCTTTTCCTGGGTTTAGAGGCTTTTTTGTTTTTTGAGTTTAATCTCAGGTTGTATGACATTGTCAACCTGGATTACTCCCCTAAAAAATCTTTGGAGGTGAAAGAGCTATGCAAATTTTTTTAGATACTGCGAAAATTGACGAAATTAGAAAATTAGTTCCTACTGGTGTGGTAGATGGTGTTACCACGAATCCATCACTGCTTGCAAAGGCTGGTTGTAAAGACATTAAAGGTGCAATAAAGGAAATTTGTGCTCTGGTAAAAGAGCCTGTTAGCGTAGAGGTTATAGGGACTCAAGCAGATCAGATGATAAAAGAAGCAAGAGAATATTCATCCTGGAAGCTAAATACTGCTGTAAAGATCCCTATGACGGAAGAAGGCTTAAAGGCTGTAAGCGTTTTGTCAAAAGAAGGCATTAAGACGAACGTTACGCTCATTTTTTCAACTAGCCAGGGACTTCTTGCAGCTAAAGCAGGTGCGACCTTTGTGAGCCCATTTGTTGGCAGGTTGGATGACATATCCCATAACGGTCTGGAAGTGGTAAGAGACCTGGCACATATATTTAAGATTTATGGGATAAATACAAGAATTATTGCAGCCAGCATCAGACATCCTATTCACGTAGTAGAATCTGCGAAAGCGGGAGCTCACATCGCCACAATCCCCACTAAGGTTTTAGAGGCTATGTTTAGACACCCGCTGACTGACATAGGGATTGAGAAATTTTTAAGCGATTGGAAAGGGCTTCAGGAATCAAAATAGTTTAGAAGTAAAAAAATAATAATGAGGTGAAATTATGAGCAATAAATTAAATATTAAATATACAAATTTTTTGGATTTTGACTACGTTCCGAAAAAAAATGATGTGCTGGCTGCCTTTTACGTGGAACCTGCTCCAGGGACAGACATTAAAGAGGCTGCTGGAGCTGTGGCATCTGAGTCATCTATAGGTACATGGACAGATCTTGCTACTATGAAACAAAGTATTTGGGATGAATTGAGAGCAAGAGTTTATTCTATAGAAGGCGATGTTGTAAGGATAGCATATCCAGACGTGCTCTTTGAAGCAGCTAATCTTCCTCAGTTTTTAAGTAGCATTGCGGGAAACGTCTTTGGAATGAAAGCAGTAGAAAATTTAAGGTTGTTAGACATCGTTCTCACACAAAAATTTTTGGATGAGTTAAATGGACCTGCTTTTGGAGTAGAGGGCGTAAGAGAGGTATTGAACGTCAAGGACAGACCCTTGGTTGGAACTA comes from Thermodesulfobium acidiphilum and encodes:
- a CDS encoding Rpn family recombination-promoting nuclease/putative transposase translates to MEDIQQIHDKFFKQITSNIENSKGFVEFSLPKEILKQLDFDTIKPINTEKISKKYKGFNLDKFSLFQ
- the fsa gene encoding fructose-6-phosphate aldolase; the protein is MQIFLDTAKIDEIRKLVPTGVVDGVTTNPSLLAKAGCKDIKGAIKEICALVKEPVSVEVIGTQADQMIKEAREYSSWKLNTAVKIPMTEEGLKAVSVLSKEGIKTNVTLIFSTSQGLLAAKAGATFVSPFVGRLDDISHNGLEVVRDLAHIFKIYGINTRIIAASIRHPIHVVESAKAGAHIATIPTKVLEAMFRHPLTDIGIEKFLSDWKGLQESK